The Xenopus tropicalis strain Nigerian chromosome 2, UCB_Xtro_10.0, whole genome shotgun sequence genome window below encodes:
- the lipt1 gene encoding lipoyltransferase 1, mitochondrial isoform X1, which produces MCDKSAGSALSHPLLSDGNKPYSSLHYFIKMLLRPKIRSVHLLFALRITPARYESSAKEGVILQSTSNNVYENLAIEDWIHDQMNLENKNVLFIWRNVPAVVIGRHQNPWRECNIPLMRERGICLARRRSGGGTVYHDLGNINLTFFTSRKRYDRMENLNLVIRALKALQPKVDVQATSRFDLLLDQTFKISGTAAKLGRTVAYHHCTLLCTANSSLLPMVLESPYRGIKSNATPSVPSLVRNLSDADSSLTCESVMDAVASEYSAHYNNKPHVHLIDPMDESLFPGISQKKRDLYTWEWIYGKTPIFSLKTTFQILYQNSLVDFKLSMQIKNGYIEECSIDFPNHWLPKDLSNDLQSALEGCKFCPTETAFLVSTFVRTYPQDDEVHTKCNVLCEKLVSIM; this is translated from the exons ATGTGCGACAAGTCAGCTGGAAGTGCTCTCAGTCACCCTTTGCTGTCGGATGGTAACAAGCCTTACTCCTCTCTGCACTACTTCAT AAAAATGCTCCTCCGGCCAAAAATAAGAAGCGTTCATCTCTTGTTTGCTTTACGCATTACGCCAGCCAGATATGAAAGTTCTGCAAAAGAAGGTGTCATTTTACAATCTACATCGAACAATGTTTATGAAAACCTAGCTATTGAAGACTGGATTCATGATCAAATGAACCTAGAAAACAAGAATGTTCTGTTTATCTGGAGGAATGTGCCAGCTGTTGTTATTGGTAGGCATCAAAATCCTTGGCGAGAATGCAATATTCCTTTAATGAGAGAAAGGGGCATCTGTCTAGCAAGAAGACGCAGTGGTGGTGGCACTGTGTATCATGATCTTGGCAACATCAATTTAACTTTTTTCACATCGAGAAAAAGATACGATAGAATGGAAAACCTAAACTTGGTTATCAGGGCACTTAAAGCGCTGCAGCCTAAAGTGGATGTACAAGCAACCAGTAGATTTGATCTGCTCTTAGATCAGACGTTTAAAATATCAGGGACTGCAGCAAAACTGGGAAGGACTGTTGCTTACCACCACTGTACTTTACTTTGTACTGCAAATAGTTCTCTCCTACCAATGGTGTTAGAAAGCCCTTACCGTGGTATAAAAAGTAATGCTACTCCTAGTGTGCCTTCACTGGTAAGGAATCTGTCTGATGCAGATTCTTCATTGACTTGTGAATCTGTCATGGATGCTGTGGCATCTGAATACTCTGCACACTACAACAATAAGCCTCATGTTCACTTAATAGACCCAATGGATGAATCACTCTTCCCTGGTATTAGTCAGAAAAAAAGGGATTTGTACACTTGGGAATGGATTTATGGAAAAACTCCAATATTTTCACTTAAAACGACTTTTCAGATTTTGTACCAGAATTCCTTAGTTGATTTCAAACTAagtatgcaaataaaaaatggataTATAGAAGAGTGTTCTATAGATTTTCCTAACCACTGGCTCCCTAAAGACCTTTCTAATGATCTGCAAAGTGCCTTGGAGGGCTGTAAATTTTGTCCTACTGAAACAGCTTTTTTAGTAAGCACCTTCGTAAGGACCTATCCTCAAGATGACGAAGTGCATACAAAGTGCAATGTATTGTGCGAGAAGCTTGTTTCAATAATGTGA
- the lipt1 gene encoding lipoyltransferase 1, mitochondrial, translating into MLLRPKIRSVHLLFALRITPARYESSAKEGVILQSTSNNVYENLAIEDWIHDQMNLENKNVLFIWRNVPAVVIGRHQNPWRECNIPLMRERGICLARRRSGGGTVYHDLGNINLTFFTSRKRYDRMENLNLVIRALKALQPKVDVQATSRFDLLLDQTFKISGTAAKLGRTVAYHHCTLLCTANSSLLPMVLESPYRGIKSNATPSVPSLVRNLSDADSSLTCESVMDAVASEYSAHYNNKPHVHLIDPMDESLFPGISQKKRDLYTWEWIYGKTPIFSLKTTFQILYQNSLVDFKLSMQIKNGYIEECSIDFPNHWLPKDLSNDLQSALEGCKFCPTETAFLVSTFVRTYPQDDEVHTKCNVLCEKLVSIM; encoded by the coding sequence ATGCTCCTCCGGCCAAAAATAAGAAGCGTTCATCTCTTGTTTGCTTTACGCATTACGCCAGCCAGATATGAAAGTTCTGCAAAAGAAGGTGTCATTTTACAATCTACATCGAACAATGTTTATGAAAACCTAGCTATTGAAGACTGGATTCATGATCAAATGAACCTAGAAAACAAGAATGTTCTGTTTATCTGGAGGAATGTGCCAGCTGTTGTTATTGGTAGGCATCAAAATCCTTGGCGAGAATGCAATATTCCTTTAATGAGAGAAAGGGGCATCTGTCTAGCAAGAAGACGCAGTGGTGGTGGCACTGTGTATCATGATCTTGGCAACATCAATTTAACTTTTTTCACATCGAGAAAAAGATACGATAGAATGGAAAACCTAAACTTGGTTATCAGGGCACTTAAAGCGCTGCAGCCTAAAGTGGATGTACAAGCAACCAGTAGATTTGATCTGCTCTTAGATCAGACGTTTAAAATATCAGGGACTGCAGCAAAACTGGGAAGGACTGTTGCTTACCACCACTGTACTTTACTTTGTACTGCAAATAGTTCTCTCCTACCAATGGTGTTAGAAAGCCCTTACCGTGGTATAAAAAGTAATGCTACTCCTAGTGTGCCTTCACTGGTAAGGAATCTGTCTGATGCAGATTCTTCATTGACTTGTGAATCTGTCATGGATGCTGTGGCATCTGAATACTCTGCACACTACAACAATAAGCCTCATGTTCACTTAATAGACCCAATGGATGAATCACTCTTCCCTGGTATTAGTCAGAAAAAAAGGGATTTGTACACTTGGGAATGGATTTATGGAAAAACTCCAATATTTTCACTTAAAACGACTTTTCAGATTTTGTACCAGAATTCCTTAGTTGATTTCAAACTAagtatgcaaataaaaaatggataTATAGAAGAGTGTTCTATAGATTTTCCTAACCACTGGCTCCCTAAAGACCTTTCTAATGATCTGCAAAGTGCCTTGGAGGGCTGTAAATTTTGTCCTACTGAAACAGCTTTTTTAGTAAGCACCTTCGTAAGGACCTATCCTCAAGATGACGAAGTGCATACAAAGTGCAATGTATTGTGCGAGAAGCTTGTTTCAATAATGTGA